A genomic region of Venturia canescens isolate UGA chromosome 7, ASM1945775v1, whole genome shotgun sequence contains the following coding sequences:
- the trsn gene encoding translin, which translates to MGEAVAQIFNAFQDHLNNEQELREEIRVIVKEIEKSGRDILMILQNIHNENAMEENIIISQYCVKAREIFEDVRKQYAQLAEVVPKDQYYRFHDQWRFVTQRLCFLASLVVYLEVKVLVTKETVAEILGVKNNREDGFHLDLEEFLMGLLQLSAELSRFAVNSVTCGDYNRPIEIARFVNELNAGFRLLNLKNDHFRKRFDALKYDVKKIEEVVYDLSIRGLKPTTQPAPPAAE; encoded by the exons ATGGGTGAAGCAGTTGCACAAATATTCAACGCTTTTCAGGATCACTTGAACAATGAACAGGAATTACGCGAG GAAATTCGAGTTATCGTAAAGGAAATCGAGAAGAGCGGTAGAGACATTCTGATGATACTACAGAATATACACAACGAGAATGCTATGGAGGAAAATATAA TAATTTCACAGTATTGCGTCAAAGCCCGTGAGATTTTTGAGGACGTTCGCAAACAGTATGCCCAACTGGCTGAAGTAGTGCCCAAAGACCAATACTATCGTTTTCACGATCAATGGCGTTTCGTGACCCAAAGACTGTGTTTTCTGGCTTCATTGGTTGTTTATCTGGAAGTCAAAGTCCTTGTCACCAAAGAAACTGTTGCTGAAATTTTGGGCG TGAAAAACAACCGAGAGGATGGCTTTCATTTGGATCTGGAAGAATTCCTCATGGGATTGCTTCAGTTATCCGCAGAATTG AGTCGCTTCGCTGTGAACAGTGTCACTTGCGGAGACTACAATCGACCGATAGAAATTGCTCGATTCGTTAACGAGCTTAACGCTGGATTTCGTCTGTTGAATCTGAAAAATGACCATTTCCGCAAACGCTTCGATGCTCTCAAGTACGATGTGAAAAAGATAGAGGAAGTCGTTTACGATCTCAGCATACGTGGTCTCAAACCGACCACCCAACCAGCACCCCCGGCTGCTGAATAA
- the LOC122413067 gene encoding zinc finger-containing ubiquitin peptidase 1-like isoform X1, producing the protein MASCKPPEMSYTCEICGLEGFNDEEMRSHMVLYHLQGAANCPFCDLGEISPAEMLVHVNSAHLDYLTPSTPENDVMAFIDDDGSLEEHRKEDCRGPSSAMSLRPPHFQNGWGNPSSAHRSPVARKSESPLPLVNVNNNNNNNNPASSGNAAAGAAAGNVNNAGSSVPESAAGHGSPLRSGLNLQLRSHASPKPPIQECPMCPYSSDSPLRLEEHINRQHFDLTSPSFPPEESPPSREGVFNCPLCITSFPNSSDLELHVNIEHKDILSPANGMTSHSDMASSGGSDATPACPVCLSTNFKNNEELTIHIEEHFTKKSTPSPATPDASTDRLLARDMERREKEVRRLREQREFEMLRAQYGMDNQGNFREQSVTNMQRAVYAGEMSVADYYERNFELRVAESSGIDDGSSCTRGLVPKVRAVSQACSNVINTWMCSTVDHYGSTYGDKGWGCGYRNMQMLISSLLQHTGYNELVYRAWSSGCSSSTDNPLRSSMPSISRLQRMIEWAWAQGFDVQGAEQLGGKLVNTRKWIGATEVVTLLSSLRIRCQLIDFHRPTSPDGGHPEMFNWVLQYFQKCDDFKPPLYLQHQGHSRTIMGVEQLRDGSITMLVLDPSHTPAQMGQFNSTSSAPSAMRLVRKSTAAMKARQYQVVAVTGIMDTESRYQLSKVLGLMRIPMER; encoded by the exons ATGGCGTCGTGCAAACCACCGGAAATGAGTTACACGTGCGAGATTTGCGGTCTCGAAGGCTTCAACGACGAGGAAATGAGATCTCACATGGTACTCTATCACCTTCAGGGCGCGGCGAATTGTCCTTTTTGCGACCTCGGTGAAATATCCCCAGCTGAAATGCTCGTTCATGTCAACAGTGCACATTTGGATTATCTTACTCCCAG TACGCCGGAAAACGACGTGATGGCGTTCATCGACGACGACGGGAGTCTCGAGGAGCATCGAAAAGAAGATTGTCGTGGCCCTTCGTCCGCCATGTCTCTGAGACCACCGCATTTCCAGAACGGTTGGGGTAATCCCTCGAGCGCGCACAGATCGCCTGTGGCAAGAAAGTCGGAAAGTCCTTTGCCGCTCGTTAATgtaaacaacaacaacaataacaacaatCCGGCTAGTTCTGGCAACGCCGCAGCTGGCGCTGCTGCCGGCAACGTCAACAATGCCG GTTCATCCGTTCCGGAGAGCGCAGCGGGCCACGGGTCGCCATTACGTTCGGGTTTGAATCTGCAGCTTCGTTCTCACGCGTCCCCGAAACCACCGATCCAAGAGTGTCCAATGTGTCCGTACAGCTCGGACAGTCCGCTCAGACTCGAGGAACATATCAACCGGCAACACTTTGACCTTACATCGCCGTCCTTTCCACCCGAGGAGTCTCCACCTTCCCGGGAAGGTGTTTTCAATTGTCCCTTATGCATAACGTCGTTTCCGAACTCCTCCGACCTCGAATTACACGTTAATATCGAGCACAAGGATATTTTGAG TCCAGCGAACGGTATGACATCGCATTCGGATATGGCGTCGAGCGGTGGGAGCGACGCGACGCCGGCGTGTCCAGTTTGTCTGAGcacaaatttcaaaaacaacGAGGAACTTACCATCCACATAGAGGAACATTTTACCAAAAAAAGTACACCGTCCCCGGCAACACCGGACGCTTCGACCGATCGGCTGTTGGCGCGTGATATGGAGAGACGGGAAAAAGAAGTTCGAAGACTGAGAGAACAGAGGGAATTTGAGATGCTCAGAGCGCAATACGGCATGGACAATCAGGGTAACTTCCGCGAACAAAGCGTTACGAACATGCAGCGAGCCGTTTACGCTGGTGAAATGTCTGTTGCTGATTATTacgagagaaattttgaactGAGGGTCGCCGAGAGCAGCGGAATCGACGACGGAAGCTCGTGCACACGTG GTTTGGTGCCAAAGGTTCGAGCGGTTAGTCAAGCGTGCAGCAACGTCATAAACACGTGGATGTGTTCGACCGTGGATCATTACGGCTCGACGTACGGCGACAAAGGCTGGGGCTGCGGTTATCGAAACATGCAAATGCTCATATCGTCGCTTCTACAACACACGGGTTACAACGAACTTGTTTATCGTGCCTGGAGCTCGGGATGCAGCAGCTCGACTGACAATCCGTTGAGGAGCTCGATGCCGTCAATATCGAGATTACAACGAATGATCGAATGGGCATGGGCACAGGGCTTTGATGTTCAAGGGGCCGAACAGTTGGGAGGGAAATTAGTCAACACGAGGAAATGGATCGGCGCGACCGAGGTCGTAACGCTTCTATCGAGTCTAAGAATAAG ATGCCAGCTGATAGATTTTCACAGACCTACGAGTCCCGATGGCGGACATCCGGAAATGTTCAATTGGGTCTTGcagtattttcaaaaatgtgacgACTTCAAGCCCCCGCTTTATCTGCAACATCAAG GTCACAGTAGAACGATTATGGGAGTAGAACAATTGAGAGACGGTTCGATAACGATGCTGGTACTCGATCCGAGTCACACGCCCGCGCAGATGGGCCAATTCAACAGTACGAGCAGTGCACCGAGCGCGATGCGTTTAGTAAGAAAATCGACGGCGGCGATGAAGGCTCGACAGTACCAGGTGGTAGCGGTCACCGGGATCATGGACACGGAATCTCGTTACCAA CTGAGCAAAGTTCTGGGTTTGATGAGAATTCCAATGGAAAGGTGA
- the LOC122413067 gene encoding zinc finger-containing ubiquitin peptidase 1-like isoform X2: MASCKPPEMSYTCEICGLEGFNDEEMRSHMVLYHLQGAANCPFCDLGEISPAEMLVHVNSAHLDYLTPSTPENDVMAFIDDDGSLEEHRKEDCRGPSSAMSLRPPHFQNGWGNPSSAHRSPVARKSESPLPLVNVNNNNNNNNPASSGNAAAGAAAGNVNNAGSSVPESAAGHGSPLRSGLNLQLRSHASPKPPIQECPMCPYSSDSPLRLEEHINRQHFDLTSPSFPPEESPPSREGVFNCPLCITSFPNSSDLELHVNIEHKDILSPANGMTSHSDMASSGGSDATPACPVCLSTNFKNNEELTIHIEEHFTKKSTPSPATPDASTDRLLARDMERREKEVRRLREQREFEMLRAQYGMDNQGNFREQSVTNMQRAVYAGEMSVADYYERNFELRVAESSGIDDGSSCTRGLVPKVRAVSQACSNVINTWMCSTVDHYGSTYGDKGWGCGYRNMQMLISSLLQHTGYNELVYRAWSSGCSSSTDNPLRSSMPSISRLQRMIEWAWAQGFDVQGAEQLGGKLVNTRKWIGATEVVTLLSSLRIRCQLIDFHRPTSPDGGHPEMFNWVLQYFQKCDDFKPPLYLQHQGHSRTIMGVEQLRDGSITMLVLDPSHTPAQMGQFNSTSSAPSAMRLVRKSTAAMKARQYQVVAVTGIMDTESRYQVR; encoded by the exons ATGGCGTCGTGCAAACCACCGGAAATGAGTTACACGTGCGAGATTTGCGGTCTCGAAGGCTTCAACGACGAGGAAATGAGATCTCACATGGTACTCTATCACCTTCAGGGCGCGGCGAATTGTCCTTTTTGCGACCTCGGTGAAATATCCCCAGCTGAAATGCTCGTTCATGTCAACAGTGCACATTTGGATTATCTTACTCCCAG TACGCCGGAAAACGACGTGATGGCGTTCATCGACGACGACGGGAGTCTCGAGGAGCATCGAAAAGAAGATTGTCGTGGCCCTTCGTCCGCCATGTCTCTGAGACCACCGCATTTCCAGAACGGTTGGGGTAATCCCTCGAGCGCGCACAGATCGCCTGTGGCAAGAAAGTCGGAAAGTCCTTTGCCGCTCGTTAATgtaaacaacaacaacaataacaacaatCCGGCTAGTTCTGGCAACGCCGCAGCTGGCGCTGCTGCCGGCAACGTCAACAATGCCG GTTCATCCGTTCCGGAGAGCGCAGCGGGCCACGGGTCGCCATTACGTTCGGGTTTGAATCTGCAGCTTCGTTCTCACGCGTCCCCGAAACCACCGATCCAAGAGTGTCCAATGTGTCCGTACAGCTCGGACAGTCCGCTCAGACTCGAGGAACATATCAACCGGCAACACTTTGACCTTACATCGCCGTCCTTTCCACCCGAGGAGTCTCCACCTTCCCGGGAAGGTGTTTTCAATTGTCCCTTATGCATAACGTCGTTTCCGAACTCCTCCGACCTCGAATTACACGTTAATATCGAGCACAAGGATATTTTGAG TCCAGCGAACGGTATGACATCGCATTCGGATATGGCGTCGAGCGGTGGGAGCGACGCGACGCCGGCGTGTCCAGTTTGTCTGAGcacaaatttcaaaaacaacGAGGAACTTACCATCCACATAGAGGAACATTTTACCAAAAAAAGTACACCGTCCCCGGCAACACCGGACGCTTCGACCGATCGGCTGTTGGCGCGTGATATGGAGAGACGGGAAAAAGAAGTTCGAAGACTGAGAGAACAGAGGGAATTTGAGATGCTCAGAGCGCAATACGGCATGGACAATCAGGGTAACTTCCGCGAACAAAGCGTTACGAACATGCAGCGAGCCGTTTACGCTGGTGAAATGTCTGTTGCTGATTATTacgagagaaattttgaactGAGGGTCGCCGAGAGCAGCGGAATCGACGACGGAAGCTCGTGCACACGTG GTTTGGTGCCAAAGGTTCGAGCGGTTAGTCAAGCGTGCAGCAACGTCATAAACACGTGGATGTGTTCGACCGTGGATCATTACGGCTCGACGTACGGCGACAAAGGCTGGGGCTGCGGTTATCGAAACATGCAAATGCTCATATCGTCGCTTCTACAACACACGGGTTACAACGAACTTGTTTATCGTGCCTGGAGCTCGGGATGCAGCAGCTCGACTGACAATCCGTTGAGGAGCTCGATGCCGTCAATATCGAGATTACAACGAATGATCGAATGGGCATGGGCACAGGGCTTTGATGTTCAAGGGGCCGAACAGTTGGGAGGGAAATTAGTCAACACGAGGAAATGGATCGGCGCGACCGAGGTCGTAACGCTTCTATCGAGTCTAAGAATAAG ATGCCAGCTGATAGATTTTCACAGACCTACGAGTCCCGATGGCGGACATCCGGAAATGTTCAATTGGGTCTTGcagtattttcaaaaatgtgacgACTTCAAGCCCCCGCTTTATCTGCAACATCAAG GTCACAGTAGAACGATTATGGGAGTAGAACAATTGAGAGACGGTTCGATAACGATGCTGGTACTCGATCCGAGTCACACGCCCGCGCAGATGGGCCAATTCAACAGTACGAGCAGTGCACCGAGCGCGATGCGTTTAGTAAGAAAATCGACGGCGGCGATGAAGGCTCGACAGTACCAGGTGGTAGCGGTCACCGGGATCATGGACACGGAATCTCGTTACCAA GTtcgctaa
- the LOC122413067 gene encoding zinc finger-containing ubiquitin peptidase 1-like isoform X3 produces MAFIDDDGSLEEHRKEDCRGPSSAMSLRPPHFQNGWGNPSSAHRSPVARKSESPLPLVNVNNNNNNNNPASSGNAAAGAAAGNVNNAGSSVPESAAGHGSPLRSGLNLQLRSHASPKPPIQECPMCPYSSDSPLRLEEHINRQHFDLTSPSFPPEESPPSREGVFNCPLCITSFPNSSDLELHVNIEHKDILSPANGMTSHSDMASSGGSDATPACPVCLSTNFKNNEELTIHIEEHFTKKSTPSPATPDASTDRLLARDMERREKEVRRLREQREFEMLRAQYGMDNQGNFREQSVTNMQRAVYAGEMSVADYYERNFELRVAESSGIDDGSSCTRGLVPKVRAVSQACSNVINTWMCSTVDHYGSTYGDKGWGCGYRNMQMLISSLLQHTGYNELVYRAWSSGCSSSTDNPLRSSMPSISRLQRMIEWAWAQGFDVQGAEQLGGKLVNTRKWIGATEVVTLLSSLRIRCQLIDFHRPTSPDGGHPEMFNWVLQYFQKCDDFKPPLYLQHQGHSRTIMGVEQLRDGSITMLVLDPSHTPAQMGQFNSTSSAPSAMRLVRKSTAAMKARQYQVVAVTGIMDTESRYQLSKVLGLMRIPMER; encoded by the exons ATGGCGTTCATCGACGACGACGGGAGTCTCGAGGAGCATCGAAAAGAAGATTGTCGTGGCCCTTCGTCCGCCATGTCTCTGAGACCACCGCATTTCCAGAACGGTTGGGGTAATCCCTCGAGCGCGCACAGATCGCCTGTGGCAAGAAAGTCGGAAAGTCCTTTGCCGCTCGTTAATgtaaacaacaacaacaataacaacaatCCGGCTAGTTCTGGCAACGCCGCAGCTGGCGCTGCTGCCGGCAACGTCAACAATGCCG GTTCATCCGTTCCGGAGAGCGCAGCGGGCCACGGGTCGCCATTACGTTCGGGTTTGAATCTGCAGCTTCGTTCTCACGCGTCCCCGAAACCACCGATCCAAGAGTGTCCAATGTGTCCGTACAGCTCGGACAGTCCGCTCAGACTCGAGGAACATATCAACCGGCAACACTTTGACCTTACATCGCCGTCCTTTCCACCCGAGGAGTCTCCACCTTCCCGGGAAGGTGTTTTCAATTGTCCCTTATGCATAACGTCGTTTCCGAACTCCTCCGACCTCGAATTACACGTTAATATCGAGCACAAGGATATTTTGAG TCCAGCGAACGGTATGACATCGCATTCGGATATGGCGTCGAGCGGTGGGAGCGACGCGACGCCGGCGTGTCCAGTTTGTCTGAGcacaaatttcaaaaacaacGAGGAACTTACCATCCACATAGAGGAACATTTTACCAAAAAAAGTACACCGTCCCCGGCAACACCGGACGCTTCGACCGATCGGCTGTTGGCGCGTGATATGGAGAGACGGGAAAAAGAAGTTCGAAGACTGAGAGAACAGAGGGAATTTGAGATGCTCAGAGCGCAATACGGCATGGACAATCAGGGTAACTTCCGCGAACAAAGCGTTACGAACATGCAGCGAGCCGTTTACGCTGGTGAAATGTCTGTTGCTGATTATTacgagagaaattttgaactGAGGGTCGCCGAGAGCAGCGGAATCGACGACGGAAGCTCGTGCACACGTG GTTTGGTGCCAAAGGTTCGAGCGGTTAGTCAAGCGTGCAGCAACGTCATAAACACGTGGATGTGTTCGACCGTGGATCATTACGGCTCGACGTACGGCGACAAAGGCTGGGGCTGCGGTTATCGAAACATGCAAATGCTCATATCGTCGCTTCTACAACACACGGGTTACAACGAACTTGTTTATCGTGCCTGGAGCTCGGGATGCAGCAGCTCGACTGACAATCCGTTGAGGAGCTCGATGCCGTCAATATCGAGATTACAACGAATGATCGAATGGGCATGGGCACAGGGCTTTGATGTTCAAGGGGCCGAACAGTTGGGAGGGAAATTAGTCAACACGAGGAAATGGATCGGCGCGACCGAGGTCGTAACGCTTCTATCGAGTCTAAGAATAAG ATGCCAGCTGATAGATTTTCACAGACCTACGAGTCCCGATGGCGGACATCCGGAAATGTTCAATTGGGTCTTGcagtattttcaaaaatgtgacgACTTCAAGCCCCCGCTTTATCTGCAACATCAAG GTCACAGTAGAACGATTATGGGAGTAGAACAATTGAGAGACGGTTCGATAACGATGCTGGTACTCGATCCGAGTCACACGCCCGCGCAGATGGGCCAATTCAACAGTACGAGCAGTGCACCGAGCGCGATGCGTTTAGTAAGAAAATCGACGGCGGCGATGAAGGCTCGACAGTACCAGGTGGTAGCGGTCACCGGGATCATGGACACGGAATCTCGTTACCAA CTGAGCAAAGTTCTGGGTTTGATGAGAATTCCAATGGAAAGGTGA
- the LOC122413075 gene encoding glutaredoxin-C4-like isoform X1 → MMVAVCCSVWCETNRRNNRVGNLVLPYILCLALERETEISFRFRSPRPVRPLESQQSARIRYYLTHDTRLMGSVSSAEKVIMPVTREMVQQMVDADMVVIFSKSYCPYCKLAKEVFQKMKRQFTAIELDQRDDGDEIQSVLGEMTGERTVPRVFVNRKCLGGGTDVKKLYDSGKLEEMFPDA, encoded by the exons ATGATGGTCGCTGTTTGTTGCAGTGTGTGGTGTGAAACAAATCGCAGAAATAATCGAGTTGGGAATCTAGTCCTGCCATATATTTTATGTTTAGCTTTGGAGCGTGAGACTGAGATATCATTCCGATTCAGATCTCCGCGTCCAGTTCGTCCTCTAGAATCGCAGCAAAGCGCTCGCATTAGATACTATTTGACACACGACACACG CCTGATGGGTTCAGTTTCCAGTGCAGAAAAAGTAATAATGCCGGTGACCCGTGAAATGGTGCAGCAGATGGTCGACGCGGACATGGTTGTCATCTTTTCCAAATCCTACTGCCCCTACTGCAAGCTTGCGAAAGAG GTCTtccaaaaaatgaaacgacAATTCACAGCCATCGAATTGGACCAACGCGACGATGGCGACGAGATTCAAAGCGTGTTGGGCGAAATGACCGGGGAAAGAACCGTGCCCCGAGTTTTTGTCAACCGTAAGTGTCTCGGGGGTGGAACTGACgtcaaaaaattgtacgattcCGGGAAATTGGAGGAGATGTTCCCAGACGCATAA
- the LOC122413075 gene encoding glutaredoxin-C4-like isoform X2 encodes MPVTREMVQQMVDADMVVIFSKSYCPYCKLAKEVFQKMKRQFTAIELDQRDDGDEIQSVLGEMTGERTVPRVFVNRKCLGGGTDVKKLYDSGKLEEMFPDA; translated from the exons ATGCCGGTGACCCGTGAAATGGTGCAGCAGATGGTCGACGCGGACATGGTTGTCATCTTTTCCAAATCCTACTGCCCCTACTGCAAGCTTGCGAAAGAG GTCTtccaaaaaatgaaacgacAATTCACAGCCATCGAATTGGACCAACGCGACGATGGCGACGAGATTCAAAGCGTGTTGGGCGAAATGACCGGGGAAAGAACCGTGCCCCGAGTTTTTGTCAACCGTAAGTGTCTCGGGGGTGGAACTGACgtcaaaaaattgtacgattcCGGGAAATTGGAGGAGATGTTCCCAGACGCATAA
- the GXIVsPLA2 gene encoding group XIIA secretory phospholipase A2, producing MDLFAWRKTFIYILTFLAYAWSGYGAGLLGNLRDAVLTAETIFGDFFQNAITVARKIKDIHEVFDAAVEETCVFECPGGVTPKPDRTHTPRSNGCGPLGFEISQEYLPLTEMTKCCDVHDICYDTCNSDKDKCDLEFKRCLYKYCEGYQSTGMTIVNTCKGAAKMLYTGTTALGCKSYVDAQKESCYCGDNNKWNKNRKNKWSGGEL from the exons ATGGATCTTTTCGCATGGCGAaaaacgttcatatacatctTGACGTTTCTCGCATACGCTTGGTCCGGCTACGGCGCCGGTTTACTCGGTAATCTACGAGATGCTGTCCTAACCGCGGAGACTATattcggcgatttttttcaaaacgctaTAACCGTGGCACGCAAAATCAAAGATATTCACGAAGTTTTTGATGCCGCGGTCGAAGAAACCTGCGTTTTCGAGTGTCCTGGAG GCGTTACGCCAAAGCCCGATCGAACTCACACGCCTCGGAGCAACGGATGCGGACCTCTTGGGTTTgag ATAAGCCAAGAGTATCTTCCTCTGACGGAAATGACTAAATGCTGCGACGTTCATGACATTTGTTACGATACTTGCAACTCCGACAAGGACAAATGTGACCTTGAATTCAAACGATGCCTGTACAAGTACTGCGAAGGTTACCAAAGCACGGGAATGACGATAGTAAACACTTGTAAAGGGGCAGCTAAAATGCTGTACACAGGCACAACAGCACTTGGCTGCAAAAGTTACGTCGACGCCCAAAAGGAGTCTTGCTATTGTGGGGATAATAACAagtggaataaaaatcgaaagaataaATGGAGTGGTGGGGAATTGTGA
- the LOC122413077 gene encoding uncharacterized protein, producing MGNGNSVSSKQTKDRRKSGDYESTDESKSRRPPNGNVPGAGGANGGGVSNDPKTGKKIPRATNPFIIFFLKLRSKKPREDVTVIARVAGKLWTKMSSDERKKYIDLANAEKKRREERKRKRKANFPRD from the exons atggGCAACGGCAATTCAGTTTCAAGTAAGCAGACAAAAGATCGCAGGAAGTCCGGGGACTATGAAAG CACAGATGAATCCAAGTCGAGACGTCCGCCCAATGGAAACGTCCCCGGTGCTGGTGGCGCCAACGGCGGCGGTGTCTCAAACGATCCGAAAACCGGTAAAAAAATTCCGCGAGCCACCAACcccttcattattttctttctgaAACTTCGAAGTAAAAAGCCCCGAGAAGATGTCACAGTGATTGCTCGTGTCGCTGGTAAACTGTGGACCAAAATGTCCTccgacgagagaaaaaaatacatcgacCTGGCCAATGCGGAAAAGAAAAGACGAGAGGAACgcaaacgaaaacgaaaagcaaa TTTTCCCAGAGATTGA